The Pelmatolapia mariae isolate MD_Pm_ZW linkage group LG2, Pm_UMD_F_2, whole genome shotgun sequence sequence ATATATTAAGTGTATACAcactgatttaaatatgaaatcgTGGACTTGCAAATTACGTGCTGCCCCAGTCATTGCTCAGAGGTTGACGCAAACTTAGCCAGGAGTAGTAATGCGGCGGCTGCCTGCCCGACACATCCTGAGTGCAACACCTGGGTTCAACAAGAGACCGACACCCACGCTGTTATCTCATGTTTGAGGTTTGTGACGTCTGCATACATAACCAGAATCGTCACAGAGTATACAGTGCAGCTGTGCTctcatatattgtattatttttaggAAAAAATCTACATGCtttattgtttcttttgtctgttttcatgtCTTCAGACTGATTTTTGCATATTGATATCTGTTCCTAAATTATTTATTGAAACTAttctttaaaacaacaaaacttatGTGCAAGATTCCTCGAAGattattaaatgaaatatgAATATGTTGTGTTGAAACTCAGACTAACCCATGAATGTGTTAATAtcctttgtgtgtgcgtgtgtgatgGGGGATGTTGCATTTAGGTGCCAGTGTTccagtcaaaacaaaaacatttgatttttatCTTAGGACAGCACACGCAGGACACGTCCGTATGTGTCCGTATGCTGTCAGGATCACAACAACCGTCtgaggagtttttcctttgtgtCATTAAAATGTCAGACTTTAAAACAATCATAGCGTGGATCCCGTAAGCACTGCGTCCTGGGATTTTGGTGTGCAGTCTGTGTTTGTGCACGATAGCGTCTAACTTTTGTACTTGTGGGGGGAAAAATCAGTAGCAgaactttttatttgtttgctgtACACATCGCTTCCTGCCATCAACATCAAAAAAACCAAGATGGTGTCTCTTGTGAAATGCAGTTATTGTGGCTTTCTTCACAAACGTGACATTTCTCCTCAGACAGGATGCTTGAATTGGACAGGTTTAAAAGATCACAGTCAGATTACAGTGGTTTGTTTTGGTGGTTATCcatgctctttaaaaaaatcacttctTGTTTATTAATTTCCTCTGAAGCAGCAGGTTAGTGTTATTCGTGTGCTGCAAGTGTATATGTAATCATTTCTAATTAAGAAAAGACTGTCCTCAGCTGCACTTTATTTAAAGCCTGTTACTCaactgtataaataaacagGCACGCTTCATGTGGCATTATTTATTCTAACACTTCCCAGACACACATCATGTCCTCAGAGTTTCATAAcaaatttctccttttttgtttcagtgtttcactGGCAAGCCACAATAATGGGACCCGTAAGTACTCACACAGTCACAGCTTTAACCGTTGCTTTAGGTTTATGGGAAATTCACATACATGTGCACGACTCTGAATTGTTCTCACTATAAGTTTTCCACCTGCCTGTTTCCTTTTATACCATAATTGTAATGAAGCCCATTGGGCTTCTCTCTCCTTCAGAATGACAGTCCTTACCAGAGCGGGGTTTTCTTCTTGACCATACACTTCCCCACAGACTACCCCTTCAAACCGCCAAAGGTGAGCACCAGAGCATGCAAAGAAGTAGCTTTTCATACACAGAGGGCGCCTAAGTTCCTCTTGCCCGTTAAAGCGTGCCACAGCTTTACGTCATCCAGCTTTCTGCcgtctctccctctttcttggCTCCCCCCATTCATCTGTTTTCAGGTTGCATTTACCACAAGAATCTACCACCCAAATATCAACAGCAACGGCAGCATCTGTCTTGACATCCTGCGATCACAGTGGTCTCCGGCTCTCACCATCTCCAAAGGTAAGGAGATGTTTCTGGCTGCAGAGTGAAAGAGAAACGCcccgttttctttttctttttttctctcatgaAAGCGCTACCTCCAAATGCATTCCTGTGGCAGAGGTCCTTGATTTAAACTGGAGCAGCACTATCTCAGTGAATGTCAGAGATGGTCCTTGAGCTAATACAGTGGTTTACACAAATAGCGTCCCTCATGCACTGTGAGTGTTTTTGTAGACCAATTATGTTTATGATCAGAAGTGGAATAGATGTGACATGCTAGCATGTGAGGGTCATCCAAAGGAAAATGTATCCAAACCCTGAAAATGTCAGTTTTTATTTGTGAGAACTCTTAACCTCTTGTGTGGTCTGTTCCAGTTCTCCTGTCCATCTGCTCTCTGCTGTGCGACCCAAACCCGGACGACCCATTAGTACCCGAGATCGCCCGCATCTACAAGACTGACAGGGAAAAGTGAGTTGTTTGCATGAATAGTTTGCTTTCATGTGCCTTTTCAGATTGTTGCTAGTAACACTGTTGCTAACAGTGTGTGACAACAGAAAAAATTGAAACTGTCACCACGAGTCTTTAAAATAGCCGCACAGTTAACAGTGAGATTCACAGATGTGTCACTCACTCCCCACATTTGGTTTCGAAACACCCAGACAGCAACAGCAAACCCAACTCGGGGCTTCATAATGGGCGAATATCCCCTGTggccatgtccatcttttatatacaggctATGGTCAAGAAGGCTGTCTAATGTTAGAGCGTGTGAAACTTGAGCTTTTTGATTAGTCATGTGTGAGGGTGAATGAATGCAAACATTTGGGCACAGACACGCCACCTTCCTGGAGCTGTCACCCTGTTGAGACGATCAGAATTTGCTAGCTGTGAAATTAACGATTGATCGATAAGGCCGGAGAGCCAGAATTGGCTCAACAAAGACTCCCAATTTGGCCCACTGGCTCTGGAAAGTATGAAATATTGCATATATTTTGGACattaaactgtattttcataactTGGAGCTTTTATAAAGACCCAAAGAGCTCCCCATGGTCATTTGTGCTACATCAAAATAATTAAGTAGTAGATGAATGACTAAATGGCAGAAAaggtcctttttttaaaaaatatctactataaaaaaatagtaaaatctTACAATGGGTccacagtaaataaaaaaaaataaaaaataaaaaaaaaaaaaattacattttatgtgaatGAACAAATTAAGTCACAACTCTTTCAGTaactttacacatttatttcttactgtTTCAGGCCAAAGAGTCGTGCTGACAGGTGTTTCATATACAGCACGTTTCTCTTATCGTGTAGAAAAACGGACACGTTCCATTGAAAAtcctttttcttatattaaagTATCTGAGGGATTTCATATGAAGCGAAACATCTTTATCGGAGAATGGCACTCATCTGAGCCTACGATGTAAAATGAGGACGACGTGTCTGCTCTGTGCCAT is a genomic window containing:
- the ube2d2 gene encoding ubiquitin-conjugating enzyme E2 D2 yields the protein MALKRIHKELNDLARDPPAQCSAGPVGDDMFHWQATIMGPNDSPYQSGVFFLTIHFPTDYPFKPPKVAFTTRIYHPNINSNGSICLDILRSQWSPALTISKVLLSICSLLCDPNPDDPLVPEIARIYKTDREKYNKIAREWTQKYAM